Within the Telopea speciosissima isolate NSW1024214 ecotype Mountain lineage chromosome 4, Tspe_v1, whole genome shotgun sequence genome, the region ttttggtaatcattataaaaaattgttagttttgcatattttttttagtaCACTTGCAAATTGAAAAGATATACCCTTAttagggaaaaaataaataaataaataaaggtgtTTCACCGATcttagttacaacaagattttgtctttaaataaaaattacaatattttaGAGAATCACTTGGTGAATTTTTCCTTTGATACTTGGAATGGTGTCCTCTTGAAAGATGAAAAGTCGAAAAGTTTTCTTTTTGGGCTCCATGAATTATCCAAACTATGGGAGGATGTCTGGTCATTTTACTTGGAGGACCACCGTGGGGGCAGATGGCATTATGGATCCTTCCTATATTTCTACAGTAAGAAGGTTGATTAGGTATGTTTGGTTTGATGTGAAGTGaattaaaaatacaataaaaatagggaaaacgaTGCTAATCGATCGTGACCCACAGGGAACTGTAGAATCTCATTCAGCCAAATGCACTTGCAAGTGCTATACAACTAGATAGCAATTTCTTACCCATAAAAATATAATGAACAGTTTTGCAATATTTACTTAAGTGTAATTGTATAACTAATTCAACAACATATCGAACATATATGGTAACTTAATGAAagtaaaaattttatttatttattttggttttaattttcatttcacTTCACCCCCACTTCACATTTAACCAAGGTGACCCTTGGGTATCCATATCTAAAATCTCCAAATACCCAAGGATCCATGCATGGGTTGTTAATTTACTATCATTTTGTTTGAGTGAAGGCAAATCTTGATGGGATTTCTACACCCATTTATAAATGATCAATCCTACTTCACTTTTCTATTGATAAATAAAACTGGGAATCCTACGACCTTAAGGTCCTGTTTGTTTGCAAGGGAGGATGTGGTAGGATAGTTATCCTCTCTAATTCTAGTTgtcaggtgtcaacatctccacgtAACACGTACTGTCGTACTGTCACACTTTAAGAAATTAGAGAGAATAATTTCCCATGGGGTAGTTAAcgagtgggtcccacatgtaATGTTGTGGGATAATAGGAAAGAGAAATTAAGGGCTAATCATTGTATCATTTTGATCCCCATGTCGTTTGATTGTGTTAGTGTTTGGTTTCATTAGAATGTGTGAGAGAGACAGATCGAGACGAGGGGTTAGGGTATACTGTAGGGGTACTGGTGTTGACTCTAAGGGAACatcaggtggtggtggtggttgccATCACACAGGAAATTGAGTAGGTACGTAGTCATTATCTTTTGGGGTCTATTTAAGCTTTACGAGCGGAAACATTTGCACTGTGACATTCGTCTTCAGACAAAATGGGCCCCACGAGCCTAGGGCCCCATGGGTCCAGCGCCATTCGAATGTATGTGAGTGGTGCCCTTGGTACGTACCAACAGTGGAGAGATAAAACTGATTAAGGATTACATGGACAATAACATACCCATAAAatttttacataaaaataagaGTGTTTGTTGATATCAACAccaccaacccaaaaaaaaaaaaaaaaaaaaacctagaccGTAGACATTATGAGCCTGGCTAAGGGCCTCGATCAAGCGAACCAGATGGGGTACAAAATCAAGGAGATTTGGTGTGGTTCGGCAAAGTTTCTCGAAGTTCTTCCAACACTGGATAAATTTAACTAGCGATGTCATCTTGTTCCAGTTCTTTTGAAGATTGTAAATGAAGTCACAAGGATCCCTATATCTTAAGTCCAGGACAAATCagttttcaaaatttcaaactttcTAACCCATTAGGCTTTGGATAAAAGGctaaattttgtaatttatggACTACCTGTAGACATTTGTTCGGTTGTTTGTTAATATATTTTCTGTtctctcataaaaaataaaaagaaggaagatgCGTGGTTGTAAAGATTAAATCTGGAAGCCTGTAGAGCGATAAGCAAGGTTTGATCAGTTAACAATAAATCATCTTTTTCTTTAGAAAAAGAACATTATCTTCTCTTGGGTATCTTTCAAGACACTGGACACCTACCATCTAactattgggctgggctgggctatTTACTGATTATGTTGTGTATCATTCAAACCCACGTAGCTGGTTGGCACCCGCCAAAATTTGCAATATTATTGTCTCACAtaggttaattttttttttttggagtaaaGAAGAATATATTGATTTAAGCGTGAAAAGCTCAAGGCATTTGATTTATGAAGGTCAGATAACCAAGGAGTGGAGTTAGGTCATGTTGCCCGAAACGCACTGGACAAGGTCTTCCTAGCCGGGAAATCAGCCACGCTGTTTATCTTTCTGGGAATATAGTGAATGTAGTCAGCCACGCTGTTTAATTTCTTAGTGTAGGCCTGATATATGACACTGGTTGTCTAGACGGGGAGGTTCTACCAAAGTCTCTAAGTTGGTTTAGATAGAGTGTTCGTGTGGGGCCGACACCTACAGATTAGAGCGAAGAGAATGTCAAAAGAGtgtggggaagagagagagaatatgaaATACAAACGCGTAGATCGACCATGGGCTGTATGTGAACTAGGAGGGATGTCTGCCTTTGGATGAAATGAAATTTAAGTGATTGGGTGGAATGTAGAGTGAAAGAAAGAGATATTATTATATGTCAAATGATAAATATTTGGAGAAATCTTTAAAGAGAATGAGACTCTTactagaggaaaaaaaattaatttcaagGAACACAACTCTTTATTCATAAAAAGTAGAAATCATTTTATAATAGAGTTGGGGAAGGAAAAGGGAGAATTAAAGGATGTACACATTAatgtataattaattaaatagcaTAAGTATGTAATCATCCAGACCAAATATGACCTGAAGGTTTTAAGCTCAAGGGTCATGTTTTCTGGAGAGATTAAGGTGTTTTTTCTCAGTTTTCTTTACACTGTAAACatctttttattataaatacacattgctgatctttagccaaaaaacaaaaaagtataattaattaagaaattCCCCAAAGATAGGAGAAAAGCCACGTACGTCGACAAGTCAACCATTACATCAAACCCaacatgtttaattttttttgtcttaaaGAGTTAACTTAGAAACTTCCATTGACCTTGAGCATCATTTTAAATGCTTATATATAGAGAGCATGCAAGAAGATTGCCTTAACCAGTTAATAATGTTTCATATGGAACAGTGCTTTGCTTAATCCAACCACTACATGGATAGGAGGacaaagtttggattgagcGGAGATTAtgtcaaaattattttttaacaaAACTAAATCATTTACATCCAATAATTTGGGGCCAAAGACCTGAGCAAAGGACATTGAAAGGAAGtgaaactattttttttggtaagaaggaAGTGAAAACTTATACAAGCTCAGATAATTCTGAAAGGTAGATTTTAGGAGGTATTCCTGCATGCCTCATGAGGCCATAAAATGATAAACAACCACTATTCAAATTCTAAACAGATAAGGCCTGCCCGGCATGTTTCTGCTACAAAACACTCATCAAATGGCTTTATTTTATGGTGAAagtttttctttcaaccacataaattggaggaagaattttcttcttccatcaTAGGTGATGTGACTTTATTATTGGACGTCTATTAGGTTCATTATTACTCTCTCATTCCCATTGATGAAGTTGAAATTATCATGTGTCATCTTAATTTCACTATACCGATGCCCATAATGAAGGAATTTATCTTTGACCATAGGTTAAGGTAAACTCCGTCTTTATTTTATAGGGCaagagttctttgtgggggagtgtgaCCCTTGTTTGCACAGGGGCAATGAGAACATGAATGGAAGAATCATGGagggtgggatttccacctttcattgagatggggcgatcattttgccTCCTACTCTGTCCTGATGTGAGGGGTACAATATTCCCCCATAGGAAACTCTTTGCCGTATTCTATTATGTAATAAAGTTTATACGGCCACTCCATAGAGTACTACTATTCCTTTTTAGTttcgatttttatttttattatctaGGAGAAGAGTTCTTAGTGAGGCACTGTACTGCCCACACCCAGACAAAGATGGAAATGAATTGACCGGCCCACCCCCATTAAAGGCGCAAATCTCATCCCCATGATGCTATCATGCCAACTCTCGTTGGTCCTATATACATGTAAAGGTCACACTCCGCCATAGAGAAcacctattttttatttattgttctGAATATATGGACCTAATGATACAGTTCTCTGCACCACCATTTAGTTTGCATGAAAGATTCCCAACACGGGCTTTAGGAGGAACCCTCTCctttttattataattaaagaGGAATATATTGATGTGTTTGGAATATAAAAAATCCAAACTATGAAGGTTTGCGAGTTATGGGCCACACCCCGCCTTACACAAGTGTTTTAATGTAAATTAAGAACGTTCACATTGACAACTTAAAGTCTAAAACACAGATGTTCCACTTTTAGATAATTAAGAGAAATTCTTAACTGATTCATTTGCTGGACCAGCTCCCAAATTTTCAATTCAACGGTGGCGCCTTTTCTCAACAAAATCCGTCTCGAACTATCTCATCGAACCGCCACCAGAAGTTGAAATGCAAACTGATTTTCTTCCAGTAATGGTTTCTGGATTCCACCACTgaaagaattaattaatttggtttcagACATGTCTATATGTATCAAATTAAGTACTTCATTTTCTGATGCATTTGATACAGAACTTCCAAAAAAAGATGataatgaacaaataaaatgCTGCTTATGAAGTATGAGCTTAtaatttacaacaaaaaaggtCGAAACAAAGCAGAAAAAACCCGTTATTTTACGAGATTAACGGgtgttccaagttccaacctcaTAATTTTGCcggtgaagaaaataaaataaaaaacacagagagagTTACAGAAAAGGAAGAGTACATATTCTGTATATTTCTTTGTCCATGATCCGATTGACCCCAGAATCAGTCCTCCACTAAACCTTCGTAAATGGTGCTCAATCTCAATCGAAACGATCGAATGGCAAACTTGGCTTGTTTGGAAGTATTTCTCTGTAATTTCTTAATGGACCCAGATCTCAGAACACTGATTTTGGACATATCATCACCGGAAGTACTCTTAACCCCGTTCCCATACTCATACCCATCATTCCCAACCCTCATTTTTTTCACTTCCGAAACAGGAGATATCCGTCCCTTCTTGTTCCGTCGGCCCTTCTTCCTGGAACTTTGTGCAAGGGCGGTGGTGGCCTTGACGGCCAGGGCGGCCATATCGGGAGCAGTGAGGCGATACTTTAAGCGACTGGTGTGAAGGACAAAGTAGATCTGACCGGGTTGTAGTTCTTCAGAGGAATCGAGGGCAGGAATGTAATCGTCGTAAGAGAGACCATCGGAGTTGCAGAGGAAGCAGGGCGAGGTTTCGATTTCGAGGACCTGCGATACTGTGATGGGTGTGGGGTATTCGCGGAGATTGCCATTCACAGAGATGACATCGGCCgtggagggagagaaggaaccATCGGTGGTATCTGAAGAGAAGCACGAACCCATCTCCAGAGTGGTTAGTGTGAAGGAACCACCACAAACACAGACAAAGTATGCTGGGGATGAGACGAGAAGTGAATTGCTTCGAGGGTTCGAGACACGACAAGAAGGcggagacaaagagagagagggggggggggggaaggctTGGAGGACaagagagggaaaggaagaatgCGAGAAAGATTGCAGAATCGATTGGGGCTGGAGATATTGAATGGGGGTGGGGAATTGGGAATTTGATATATAGTCTGAGGTGGTAGGGTAGGAGACTTCAAGAGTTCAGAGGGGAGGTAGCGTAAATGATGAACCCAACTCAGCAAGGAATAACGAAATAGAAGTTTCGGTTTCTTCTCTTGACGTGAGAAAGGGAAGACTTGAAAAgcaagtgagagagagagagaaatagagccATAGAGCCATAGATCGACTCGGACTCGGGAGGGCTGAACAGCGCCTCAGCGATGATGCCGCGATAGTAGTAGCACTTTATGACGCGGTAGTAGTACCACTTTTTTTAGGTCTTTGTGCATGAAAGATAACGGAGTGGACACAGTCGCAGCTGCGACCGTAAGTGAGGTTTTTGACTCTCCATGGTCCATAGGCCATAGCTGACAAGTGTGAATTCGATGTGAATTCTTTTGGACGATTTTAACTCGGTTTTGGCAATGGAAGCGAGCACAAGATGCATCAGGCTGTACAACTTTGATTGACTATCTGATTCGATTAACCGGTCGTCGTACCAATCCAATCTAAATCGAATCCCATTCTTTTAAATCCTAATTTTACCAAACCAACGCAATCTCCAATAACAACTATTTCTGATTTCTTGTACATCATTTAACATTGAATTAAGTTTTCCTTAATTACGATGAATCGAGAATCTCTTTACTTACTTGCTCGAAAATCGATCCCTTAAACTCTTGAAGGGCATTCACTCCAATCCGACATGCCACTAACTAATCAACCAAGCCTTTGTTTACCACTTTGGGTTCACCTCATGGATTTACAAATCATAATCGAATTTCAAAATAAGCCAATTCACATCGAGTCCATTATGCCCGATCCAAATTCCTGTTGTTTCGGAGCTTATGATCCAATCCGGATTTCAAAGGTTGAATAAGAATTTGAACGATTTTGGATCCCCGTGATGGGGAGGTTTAAAACCTTATCATTGGACATGGAttgaggaatcagtatcggATTGGTAAACTCAGCTGTTCCGTATTAATATCCTGGTCAATCTCTTGTAggtgtataattttttttttataatgattaTAGGTGTATTAGTATGAAGTATGAACTaagggtaaaaaaataataataaattaaaaaaaaaaaaaaaaggaagggtaaATTCGTCTAATATGAATGATCGATTCGTATCAGATCCCCATAACGATTACCAAGGCCTGATttgttatgatttttatttcaattttggattgatttcttgaaattgtcaagaaatagatttttggtcaaaaaattgaaattgttttgattgtatcaatatgaaaaatatttcaagaataaaaaaatccatttgatatttCAAATTCTacgaatagattctctatatttctttgggaaggatggtggtggtggtggtggcggtgcggtagtggtggtggtgacagtGGTGGCAGGGTAGTGGTGATGTGGAAGTAGTGGTGGGGTAGTGGTGATGTggaagtagtggtggtggcgatggcgatggtggtggtggcggcggtagCGATGGCAGCAGCAgtgatggcggtggtggtgatggcagggtagtgctagtggtggtggtagcggggtactgttggtggtggtaacagggtagtagtggtggtggcggtggcaatggtgggagtGTGATGGTGAtagtggtgttttattttttaatatgaaattactactttacccatgaaattaaccatgtgttcattcaagagcaagagtgctaaatcaaatgaaatagaaattctgatacagctcctcagctatttcacttgatttctatttcgttaaaataaggtgcaaaaatcaaaccaatcaatttcagaaatagaaatcaccccctgaaattgaaatagaaatcataccaaatcaggcctaaatCCTTGAGTGCGTAAATCATAAGGTATGAAAGCAAccacaaaacctaaaaaaagtatttaattacatttattttttattgattaaTTACGTTagttgtttataaaaaaaacaattaattaCCTTTGTTGACTTTTGAAAATGACGGAATCACAATCTACCGAACGGTGAACCACTGGACCACAGTACTTCTGATACGGAGGGTTGAatatctttctcttttttgtcttcttcttttcacatgtctttttcttttgggtgctAAATTTGTAACCGGACTTTATATACCCCTCATATAAGTATGTTTTACTTGCTTGAGGGTCATATAATGTAACTTCACATTTTcatgttaatttattttttgctctttcttcttcccctccccccatgCCATCGCTAGTGTGAAACCCCTCCCAATTGGCCTAAGATCATTATTGTGAAACCTAAATactgaaagagagagagagagagaaagaagaagaagaaggggatagaGGGGGAAAATTACAGAAAAAACCCCTTGTCTTAAGTAGTGTAGAGTGGGCAAATAAGTTTGATTAGCATAATGTCTACATGAACATTCACCCCCTTtcgaagaagaaggggatagaGTGGGCAATTAAGTCTGGTTAGTATAATGTGTTGTAACCAGGTTAGATGCAAACAGCTTTACCCTCTTCTTATTCTAAATTTGAAGtttttattcatcaaaaaattaaaaaaatccaaagtttattttttgaaaattttcctcttATTTCAAAAGTttattttgataataaaaaCTTTTTATAATCAAAATTGTCAGGtgaatattttttctttcaattcgatattttccttaaaaaaaaatacataataagacttttgtttttccatttcgTATGTCTATTTGAAAATGTGTAAGATTTTTGTCTTTAAGaatgatataatgataaatCATGAAAAGAAGATTACAAGTTGTCAGTTCCCAACATTAATTACAATAAGCTAcaaatttttatatattatatataaaaatactATAAGGAATTGATTTTATTATCTTGTTGACTTTATAAATAGGACAACGGTACATGTGATACGAGATGGTTGAACatcttaaagaaagaagaagcttTTAAAATTTagaagtaaaataataaaaaaaaaagagaaagcttTTCTCCACTCATAGAGGACTGTTCACCcatcatcttagggttcacaactcctataaggttttaGCATGATGTCAGCCCAACCATCGAATGTGTGTTGATCGAAGATGATCCAAATACCTACATGATGGCCTAAATTTGATTTGTGATTGACATAATAATCATTTTACTTAGGCCTGCTTAtttagaggggaaggtggggtgACATTGTAGGAAAAGATATATATgacccacatgttggtggggTTATGCATGTTGGGGGTATATAGGTGGAAGTGTTGAGGTAAAGGTAAAGTTATTTTTCCCATACATAAACAGTAAATAAAGCATGCATTTAACAATGTTCCTTGAACTTTTATAAGTTCACCATCCAAGGATAAACAAACAAGATTGGAGAGGGATTTTGAAATACCACATCATTATTTTTCTATCCCAATTCTCCTACACCACTtaagtcccctctaaacaaatggaATCTAATAAAAATGAAATGCATGAATCGTTATTAGGAAATGAGCTATAATGGATACTTACATTATCTAcattgaaggggggggggtgtgtgtggaAGGAATTGAGGAGAGCTAAGATCAAACAAT harbors:
- the LOC122658223 gene encoding uncharacterized protein LOC122658223, giving the protein MGSCFSSDTTDGSFSPSTADVISVNGNLREYPTPITVSQVLEIETSPCFLCNSDGLSYDDYIPALDSSEELQPGQIYFVLHTSRLKYRLTAPDMAALAVKATTALAQSSRKKGRRNKKGRISPVSEVKKMRVGNDGYEYGNGVKSTSGDDMSKISVLRSGSIKKLQRNTSKQAKFAIRSFRLRLSTIYEGLVED